The Pecten maximus chromosome 11, xPecMax1.1, whole genome shotgun sequence genome has a segment encoding these proteins:
- the LOC117337916 gene encoding mediator of RNA polymerase II transcription subunit 10-like, giving the protein MLKMADRMDRFEALEQQLEMFIENTRQLGIVVSDFQPQGQSNMNQKIQKMVAGMQEIDKLKSQMSDINVPLEVFDYIDQGKNPNLYTKDCLEKALAKNEQVKGKIDNLKKFKTLLLVELDKVFPKEINTYRALRGDDRPL; this is encoded by the exons ATGCTTAAGATGGCCGACAGAATGGACCGGTTCGAGGCTTTAGAACAACAATTAGAGATGTTTATCGAAAACACTCGTCAACTAGGCATTGTAGTCAGCGATTTCCAGCCACAAGGACAGAGTAATATGAATCAAAAGAT ACAGAAGATGGTTGCTGGGATGCAGGAGATTGATAAACTGAAATCTCAGATGAGTGATATCAATGTCCCATTAGAGGTGTTTGA TTACATTGATCAAGGAAAAAACCCAAACCTCTACACTAAAGACTGTTTAGAAAAGGCACTTGCAAAAAATGAACAAGTAAAAGGGAAAATAGATAATTTGAAG aAATTCAAGACATTGCTGCTTGTTGAATTGGACAAAGTATTTCCTAAAGAAATAAACACATACAGAGCCCTGAGAGGAGACGATCGGCCCTTATAA